A window of the Arachis duranensis cultivar V14167 chromosome 5, aradu.V14167.gnm2.J7QH, whole genome shotgun sequence genome harbors these coding sequences:
- the LOC110281215 gene encoding pentatricopeptide repeat-containing protein At2g29760, chloroplastic-like, which yields MDAAFSLLKDMWVLGFEPSSPTFVSILSGCSDSDSDSFSFWWQGMSIHCCLIKLGLVYSQVTLANALMGMYVHFSQMEEARKVFDLMDEKLIISWTTIMGGYVKVGHVAEAYNLFNQMQHQRYAHSDHPLEALHLFRRLVRTDFRPDGPTVATVISACADIGSISIAQEMEHYISLNGLEFDLQVQTSLIHLYSKCGSIKKAQEVFQKVADKDLTVWSSMINSYAIHGMGKEAIDLFRKMTTTEGIIPDAIVYTSVLLACSHAGLVEDGLKCFISMQKDFGITPKIEDCTCLVDLLGRVGRLDLALDTIQGMPLEAQVQAWAPLLSACRIHGNVELGEIAAVKLLELSLGSSGNYVLMANLYTSFGKWKEAHEMRKLIDGKGLVKECGWSQVEIGGRFHTFAAGNPSRVQLANIYKMLEDLNFTLQEGSCAGQAVTMNNDP from the exons GTTGTTCGGATTCAGATTCAGATTCCTTTAGCTTTTGGTGGCAAGGGATGTCGATACATTGTTGCTTGATCAAACTTGGACTTGTGTATTCTCAAGTTACTTTGGCCAATGCGTTAATGGGAATGTATGTTCACTTTAGCCAAATGGAGGAAGCGAGGAAGGTTTTTGATTTGATggatgaaaaattaataatttcttgGACAACTATTATGGGAGGTTATGTGAAAGTTGGCCATGTTGCGGAAGCATATAATTTATTCAATCAAATGCAGCATCAAA GATATGCCCATTCGGATCACCCATTGGAGGCATTGCATTTGTTTAGAAGGCTTGTACGGACAGATTTTAGACCAGATGGACCAACCGTTGCTACTGTTATATCAGCTTGTGCTGATATAGGATCAATTAGCATAGCACAAGAGATGGAACATTATATTTCTCTAAATGGATTGGAATTCGATCTACAAGTCCAAACATCTCTCATACACTTGTACTCCAAGTGTGGAAGCATCAAGAAAGCTCAAGAAGTATTTCAAAAAGTGGCAGATAAAGATTTAACTGTTTGGTCTTCCATGATAAATAGCTATGCTATTCATGGGATGGGGAAAGAAGCGATTGACCTATTTCGCAAAATGACAACTACAGAAGGGATAATTCCAGATGCTATTGTTTACACCAGTGTTTTGCTTGCTTGTAGCCATGCAGGGTTAGTAGAAGATGGATTGAAGTGCTTCATAAGTATGCAGAAAGATTTTGGAATAACTCCTAAGATAGAAGATTGCACTTGCTTGGTAGATCTTCTTGGTCGAGTTGGCCGGCTTGACTTAGCATTAGATACGATTCAGGGGATGCCCTTGGAAGCACAAGTGCAAGCTTGGGCTCCCTTGCTCAGTGCTTGTAGGATCCATGGTAATGTTGAGCTTGGGGAGATTGCTGCTGTCAAGTTACTAGAGCTTAGTCTTGGAAGCTCTGGAAATTATGTATTGATGGCTAATTTGTACACCTCATTCGGCAAGTGGAAGGAGGCTCATGAAATGAGAAAATTGATAGATGGTAAAGGACTGGTTAAAGAATGTGGGTGGAGCCAGGTTGAGATCGGTGGTAGATTTCATACATTTGCAGCAGGAAATCCGTCACGTGTTCAGTTGGCCAATATCTATAAGATGCTAGAAGATCTAAATTTTACTCTTCAAGAAGGTAGCTGTGCAGGACAAGCTGTAACAATGAATAATGACCCATAA
- the LOC107489785 gene encoding uncharacterized protein LOC107489785, whose translation MFLVFIFILFLGFFVGVVTVVVAEALGILWIIERLQRKIMKDKDKISAPISLDTSSQNDPNQSPDSTFEKEGVIWVLEQYKVSKIWLEKSAKDHKRKREVLEVSPVKKHGKIKGESLILTEHDGSETAIWLKGCVIEAVSSSSLPSKKWAKRYPIKVENNKSVVYHGSKLLYIYLETSWEKEAWCKALRMASCDQSEKLKWSSQLYEEFHRYIASLNIEYHPFIMRPSAGSSFDALEKSSKPDGSSSRVRQFLRRITKKPPRVGLDSKSAWTSREERKSLDKLRACQDAILATEYMKGSSTPSDLKSCISEKAPSFSSSMCRSRSQSNINVRSDSDADEKYGTDDGTLCWNLLIARLFFDAKGNSQVKKTIQERMQRALANVRTPTYFGEVICTDINMGTTPPYIVAMRVLPMEMNDVCTFEADIEYSGGAVVEIETRLEVGELQNDKGTECSSNAGAAPSDLLEDLSNQLNLGDGVNDSQEPKVDVNGNTDVSKVSRSTSSSFYGSKWKSMLNSLAKHVSQVPLTLAIRIVSLKGTMRLQLKPPPSDNLWYGFTFMPDIDFNLESCVGDHKITNARIALFLVNRLKAAFRETLVLPNSECISISWMLAEKENWIPRTVAPYMWVKQECGHDTSVSNDKTSARMSVDGSGQTPPNQHGAKSIVEPVRKSFSFGRASSSSSPIVLKSSQSFDQLSTPFLETYIMQETEDLKELPASSTQNENRDETREEKTEDITVYQPQTLYSLLIDKQVSPSEQKKIGKREKMFDLRKRMSEKLEEKRRHFVEKMRGP comes from the exons atgtttttggtttttatcttcattctcttcctcGGTTTTTTTGTTGGGGTGGTGACGGTTGTGGTTGCCGAAGCTTTGGGAATCTTGTGGATCATTGAACGGCTGCAACGCAAGATCATGAAGGACAAAGACAAAATCTCAGCACCCATCTCATTGGACACTAGTTCACAAAATGATCCTAATCAATCACCTGACTCTACCTTCGAAAAAGAG GGTGTGATTTGGGTTCTAGAACAATACAAGGTATCAAAGATCTGGCTGGAAAAGTCAGCTAAAGATCATAAAAGGAAAAGGGAGGTACTGGAGGTTAGCCCTGTTAAGAAGCATGGGAAGATCAAGGGTGAATCACTTATTCTCACAGAGCATGATGGTTCGGAGACAGCCATTTGGCTGAAGGGATGTGTTATTGAGGCTGTATCATCATCCAGCCTTCCTTCTAAAAAATG GGCAAAAAGATACCCGATAAAAGTTGAAAACAACAAATCTGTGGTATACCATGGAAGCAAATTGCTTTACATATATCTTGAGACGTCATGGGAAAAAGAAGCATGGTGTAAGGCCCTCCGTATGGCTTCATGCGACCAGAGTGAAAAACTTAAGTGGTCTAGTCAGTTGTACGAAGAGTTTCATCGTTATATAGCATCACTAAATATTGAATATCATCCTTTTATCATGAGACCATCAGCAGGATCAAGTTTTGATGCCTTAGAAAAGTCCAGTAAGCCTGATGGATCTTCCTCAAGAGTTCGTCAATTTTTGAGAAGAATTACTAAAAAACCTCCTCGAGTTGGTTTGGATAGTAAATCGGCTTGGACATCCCGTGAAGAAAGAAAGAGCCTTGACAAGCTCCGGGCTTGTCAGGATGCAATATTGGCCACTGAGTATATGAAAGGTTCTTCAACTCCAAGTGATCTGAAAAGTTGCATTTCAGAAAAAGCTCCTTCATTTAGTTCAAGCATGTGTCGTTCAAGAAGCCAAAGTAATATAAATGTCAGATCTGACTCTGATGCTGATGAGAAGTATGGTACTGATGATGGTACATTATGCTGGAACTTGTTGATTGCTAGACTCTTTTTTGACGCGAAGGGAAATTCACAAGTGAAGAAGACAATTCAAGAAAGGATGCAG AGGGCATTGGCCAATGTGAGAACACCTACTTATTTCGGTGAAGTTATCTGTACAGACATCAATATGGGGACTACTCCACCCTACATCGTTGCAATGAGGGTTCTTCCTATGGAAATGAATGATGTATGCACCTTTGAGGCAGACATTGAATATTCTGGAGGTGCAGTAGTAGAGATTGAAACAAGGCTTGAAGTTGGTGAACTACAGAACGACAAGGGGACGGAATGCTCAAGCAATGCTGGAGCTGCCCCGTCAGATCTTCTTGAAGATCTTAGCAATCAGTTGAATCTTGGAGATGGAGTGAATGATTCACAAGAGCCAAAAGTAGATGTCAATGGGAACACTG ATGTGTCTAAAGTTTCTAGGAGTACATCTTCCTCATTTTACGGATCAAAATGGAAATCTATGTTAAATTCTCTTGCCAAGCATGTTTCACAG GTTCCTCTCACTTTGGCAATAAGGATAGTATCCCTCAAAGGGACAATGCGTTTACAACTAAAGCCCCCTCCTTCTGATAATTTGTGGTATGGTTTCACATTTATGCCTGATATAGACTTCAACCTGGAATCATGTGTTGGAGATCACAAAATAACTAATGCACGCATCGCCCTGTTCCTGGTCAATCGACTTAAG GCAGCATTTCGAGAAACTTTAGTGCTCCCAAACTCTGAGTGCATCAGCATTTCATGGATGCTGGCTGAAAAGGAGAATTGGATTCCTCGGACTGTTGCTCCATACATGTGGGTTAAACAAGAATGTGGACACGATACATCCGTTTCAAATGATAAAACTAGCGCAAGGATGTCGGTTGATGGTTCGGGGCAAACACCCCCAAACCAACATGGGGCCAAGTCTATAGTAGAACCAGTTAGGAAATCATTTTCTTTCGGACGAGCATCATCTTCCTCTAGTCCAATAGTATTAAAGAGCAGCCAAAGTTTTGACCAACTGTCAACACCTTTTCTAGAGACTTACATAATGCAAGAAACTGAGGATTTGAAAGAACTTCCAGCATCTTCCACACAGAATGAGAATAGAGATGAAACACGTGAAGAGAAGACGGAGGATATTACTGTCTACCAACCACAAACACTCTATTCTCTGCTTATAGATAAACAAGTTAGTCCATCTGAACAGAAGAAAATCGGGAAGAGGGAGAAGATGTTTGATTTGCGAAAGAGGATGAGCGAGAAGTTGGAAGAGAAGAGGCGTCACTTTGTTGAAAAGATGAGAGGACCATGA